One genomic segment of Stenotrophomonas sp. 704A1 includes these proteins:
- a CDS encoding NAD-dependent succinate-semialdehyde dehydrogenase yields the protein MTVEIVNPATGLVTYRHELMSSADIEQRLQAAAEAFPRWTACSLQERGAILRQIATQLRARRDDLQQAMTSEMGKLKAEALAEVEKCAATCEFYADHAADYLKPQLIDTEAQRSYVRYEPIGCVFAVMPWNFPIWQVFRFLAPAFMAGNVAVLKHASNVPQCADLILAVCRAGGLPDGVFDVLHIDNDQAAEVLRDHRVKAVTLTGSERAGRSIASNAGSQLKKSVMELGGSDAFVVLDDADLDTAVAAAVKSRFDNSGQTCIAAKRFIVVEAVADAFTRAFVDAAAERQYGDPNARGTTLAPMARADLRDELHKQVQASVDKGARVLLGGEPVAGTHAGYPATVLDQVAPGMPAYDEELFGPVAAVIRVRDEDEALRVANDSRFGLGGSVWTRDPVRGERFAQRMECGAAFVNAIVKSDARLPFGGSKASGFGRELADHGIHEFMNIKTVYVA from the coding sequence ATGACCGTCGAGATCGTCAATCCGGCCACCGGCCTGGTGACCTACCGCCATGAACTGATGAGCAGCGCCGACATCGAGCAGCGCCTGCAGGCGGCGGCCGAGGCATTCCCGCGCTGGACCGCGTGCTCGCTGCAGGAGCGCGGCGCCATCCTGCGCCAGATCGCCACGCAGCTGCGCGCGCGGCGCGATGACCTGCAGCAGGCCATGACCAGCGAGATGGGCAAGCTGAAGGCCGAGGCACTGGCCGAGGTCGAGAAGTGCGCGGCGACCTGCGAGTTCTACGCCGACCACGCGGCCGACTATCTGAAGCCGCAGCTGATCGACACCGAGGCCCAGCGCAGCTACGTGCGCTACGAGCCGATCGGCTGCGTGTTCGCGGTGATGCCGTGGAATTTCCCGATCTGGCAGGTGTTCCGTTTCCTGGCCCCGGCATTCATGGCCGGCAACGTGGCCGTGCTCAAGCACGCCAGCAACGTGCCGCAGTGCGCCGACCTGATCCTGGCGGTGTGCCGCGCCGGTGGGCTGCCCGACGGCGTGTTCGATGTGCTGCATATCGACAATGACCAGGCTGCCGAGGTGCTGCGCGACCACCGGGTGAAGGCGGTGACCCTGACCGGCAGCGAGCGGGCAGGGCGCTCGATCGCCTCCAACGCCGGAAGCCAGTTGAAGAAGTCGGTGATGGAGCTGGGCGGCAGCGATGCGTTCGTGGTGCTCGACGATGCCGACCTGGACACGGCTGTCGCCGCAGCGGTGAAGTCACGCTTCGACAACAGTGGCCAGACCTGCATCGCCGCCAAGCGCTTCATCGTGGTCGAAGCGGTGGCCGATGCGTTCACCCGCGCGTTCGTCGATGCGGCCGCCGAACGCCAGTATGGCGATCCGAACGCGCGCGGCACCACGCTGGCTCCGATGGCGCGGGCCGATCTGCGCGATGAACTGCACAAGCAGGTGCAGGCCAGCGTCGACAAGGGTGCCCGGGTGCTGCTTGGCGGCGAGCCGGTTGCCGGCACGCACGCGGGGTATCCGGCCACCGTGCTGGACCAGGTGGCGCCGGGCATGCCGGCCTACGACGAGGAGCTGTTCGGACCGGTGGCGGCGGTGATCCGGGTCAGGGACGAGGACGAGGCGCTGCGCGTGGCCAACGACAGCCGCTTCGGCCTCGGCGGCAGCGTGTGGACGCGCGACCCGGTGCGGGGCGAACGCTTCGCCCAGCGCATGGAATGCGGTGCGGCCTTCGTCAATGCCATCGTCAAGAGCGATGCGCGGCTCCCGTTCGGCGGCAGCAAGGCGTCAGGGTTTGGCCGCGAGCTGGCCGACCACGGCATCCATGAGTTCATGAACATCAAGACCGTCTACGTGGCCTGA
- a CDS encoding magnesium and cobalt transport protein CorA has translation MAGMSLPASASTPASANPTCVINCVHYDDDGKRHDISLDAISDVIASGNGFVWVGLYDPNDDVLLKLQEEFCLHDLAIEDARNAHQRPKVETYGNSLFVVVTTAQMVDERIQYGETHAFLGPRFLVTVRHGASLSYAPVRARVEREPQLLKMGPSYCLYAVTDFVVDNYLPIVHRFRDTLDLLEKDIFADTYKRSTVVRLYELKRELNKMRMAVAPLQDVLAQIRRYQGDLIPDEVKLYVRDVHDHAVRISDVIDTLREMLGTALSVNLSLVTLAQGETVKRLGAWAALLAAPTLITSWYGMNFSHMPELSEPWAYPLMIVGVGGVCVGLYRLFKRAKWL, from the coding sequence ATGGCGGGCATGTCATTGCCCGCCTCCGCTTCCACCCCGGCCTCGGCCAACCCGACCTGCGTCATCAACTGCGTCCACTACGATGACGACGGCAAACGCCACGACATCAGCCTGGACGCCATCAGCGATGTCATCGCCAGTGGCAACGGCTTCGTCTGGGTCGGCCTGTACGACCCCAACGACGATGTCCTGCTGAAACTGCAGGAGGAATTCTGCCTGCACGACCTCGCCATCGAGGATGCGCGCAACGCGCACCAGCGGCCCAAGGTCGAGACCTACGGCAATTCGCTGTTCGTGGTGGTGACCACCGCGCAGATGGTCGACGAGCGCATCCAGTACGGTGAAACCCATGCCTTCCTCGGCCCGCGCTTCCTTGTGACGGTGCGCCACGGCGCTTCGCTGTCGTACGCGCCGGTGCGTGCCCGGGTCGAGCGCGAGCCGCAGCTGCTGAAGATGGGCCCGTCGTACTGCCTGTACGCGGTGACCGACTTCGTGGTCGACAACTACCTGCCGATCGTGCACCGCTTCCGCGACACGCTGGATCTGCTGGAAAAGGACATCTTCGCCGACACCTACAAACGCAGCACGGTGGTGCGGCTGTACGAACTCAAGCGCGAACTGAACAAGATGCGCATGGCGGTGGCGCCGCTGCAGGACGTACTGGCGCAGATCCGGCGCTACCAGGGCGATCTGATCCCGGACGAGGTCAAGCTGTATGTGCGCGACGTGCACGACCACGCCGTGCGCATCAGCGATGTGATCGACACCCTGCGCGAGATGCTCGGCACTGCGCTGAGCGTGAACCTTTCGCTGGTGACCCTGGCACAGGGCGAGACGGTCAAGCGTCTCGGCGCCTGGGCCGCGCTGCTGGCGGCGCCGACTCTGATCACCAGCTGGTATGGCATGAACTTCAGCCACATGCCCGAACTGAGCGAGCCCTGGGCCTACCCGCTGATGATCGTCGGCGTGGGTGGGGTGTGCGTGGGGCTGTACCGGCTGTTCAAGCGCGCGAAGTGGTTGTAG